From Pedosphaera parvula Ellin514:
TAATTATTCCTTTTGTGTGCGATGCAGCCTAGCGTCCGATAATGACTCAGTGATCAAACTTTCAGTTTTTAGCCTTTTGGAAATGGGCCATGATTTCGGCGAAATCCTTTGCTGCTCCGTCGTCCGAGTGCTGCTGCCAGTGTATGAAGCCGTCTGCGCCTCGGTGAACGATCCCGTACAGGTGAGATGTCCTGTCTGGTGTCGCAGTAATCACAGCCTCGGCCTTGTTTGCGGCGTCTGCTTGATCGAAACCAAAGAACTTGGTCAATAGGGTGAGGCAGACGGCGTGTGCCAGCGGCGGACTCATTTGGTGCTGAAGCGCAAGCGCAGTGATGCCACCGAAAGAATAAACTGAAAGAACTTCCCTGGCCTGCGCGTCACCCTGAAAACGTGCATCCCCATAGTGAGCAATGATGCCGCGTAGATACTGCTCCATGGTGGCGACTGATTCGCTGA
This genomic window contains:
- the imm48 gene encoding Imm48 family immunity protein — protein: MGLFNRLFGKKSQGAPPEHVSESVATMEQYLRGIIAHYGDARFQGDAQAREVLSVYSFGGITALALQHQMSPPLAHAVCLTLLTKFFGFDQADAANKAEAVITATPDRTSHLYGIVHRGADGFIHWQQHSDDGAAKDFAEIMAHFQKAKN